From the Thunnus albacares chromosome 24, fThuAlb1.1, whole genome shotgun sequence genome, one window contains:
- the LOC122976311 gene encoding synaptonemal complex protein 1-like — MMCMPLMSMTSDITSQSLDGQVIKLVQNLGFYTPKPYCEAKMATAQDQRVVRPKIKIDYMASKQNTRPEYGTRQGREFVNTRPEYGTRQGREFVNTRLEYGTRQGRDFANTRPEYNTRGNRDFANTRPEYGTRQGRDFAYTRPEYDTRGNRDFAYTRPEYDTRQGRDFAGTLHCQYKPTPSMGQIRPNLWDENAALKAQLKQSQLEEQQCHHKYVAAEKNASDLKTQLGELHRKYSNTAAADEKTITELKHQLELACSLETKSFMDEIFKLKLELSEARNEQINSSVRQIQCNSAAERCEEPPAWSTKASQTDLEDQTTGDERLSAEELQQKLQKAQQELEEQAAQHSKEQEALRCETEDLRGKLCTVETLKEKNVVKALELEMEIQSIKISFAEQLEQQQIENKKVLAALTKAEEEKASLQKTLKVKQEEWSQAEADMETRLVKLESMMSTLLEEKAKTKKKSWLVRLFGSRIKKA, encoded by the coding sequence atgatGTGTATGCCTTTGATGTCTATGACATCAGACATTACATCACAGTCTTTGGACGGCCAAGTTATCAAGTTAGTGCAGAATCTTGGTTTCTACACACCAAAACCATATTGTGAAGCCAAGATGGCAACAGCACAAGACCAGAGAGTTGTTCGACCCAAGATCAAGATAGACTACATGGCAAGCAAGCAAAACACAAGGCCGGAGTACGGCACAAGACAAGGCAGGGAGTTTGTGAACACAAGGCCGGAGTACGGCACAAGACAAGGCAGGGAGTTTGTGAACACAAGGCTGGAGTACGGCACAAGACAAGGCAGGGACTTTGCTAACACAAGGCCAGAGTACAACACAAGAGGAAACAGGGACTTTGCTAACACAAGGCCGGAGTACGGCACAAGACAAGGCAGGGACTTTGCTTACACAAGGCCAGAGTATGACACAAGAGGAAACAGGGACTTTGCTTACACAAGGCCGGAGTACGACACAAGACAAGGCAGGGACTTTGCAGGGACTTTGCATTGTCAGTACAAGCCTACACCCAGCATGGGCCAAATCAGACCTAATCTCTGGGATGAAAATGCTGCTCTCAAAGCCCAGCTAAAACAGTCTCAGTTAGAGGAGCAACAGTGTCATCACAAATATGTAGCTGCTGAGAAAAACGCCTCAGATTTGAAGACCCAGCTGGGGGAACTTCACAGGAAGTACTCCAACACTGCTGCAGCAGATGAGAAAACCATTACAGAGCTCAAACACCAGCTTGAACTGGCTTGCAGCTTAGAGACTAAGTCTTTTATGGATGAGATCTTTAAGCTCAAACTTGAGCTTAGCGAGGCTCGCAATGAGCAGATCAATTCTTCCGTCAGGCAGATTCAATGCAACTCTGCTGCAGAGCGGTGTGAGGAGCCACCAGCCTGGAGCACGAAGGCCTCTCAGACAGACCTAGAGGACCAGACAACTGGGGATGAAAGGCTAAGTGCAGAGGAGCTCCAGCAGAAGCTCCAAAAGGCCCAGCAAGAACTAGAAGAGCAGGCCGCTCAACACAGCAAGGAACAAGAGGCTCTCCGCTGTGAGACTGAAGATCTCAGAGGAAAACTCTGCACTGTTGAGACCCTCAAAGAGAAAAACGTTGTGAAGGCTCTGGAACTGGAGATGGAGATACAGTCAATCAAAATATCCTTTGCGGAACAGCTAGAGCAGcaacaaatagaaaacaaaaaagttctGGCTGCACTGAcaaaagcagaggaggagaaggcgtCTCTCCAAAAGACTCTGAAAGTAAAGCAGGAGGAGTGGTCTCAGGCAGAAGCCGACATGGAAACCAGGCTGGTTAAACTCGAGTCCATGATGAGCACACTGTTAGAGGAAAAGGccaagacgaagaagaagagctgGCTGGTCCGGCTCTTCGGCAGCAGGATAAAGAAAGCGTAA